A window from Citrus sinensis cultivar Valencia sweet orange chromosome 5, DVS_A1.0, whole genome shotgun sequence encodes these proteins:
- the LOC112498907 gene encoding LOW QUALITY PROTEIN: uncharacterized protein LOC112498907 (The sequence of the model RefSeq protein was modified relative to this genomic sequence to represent the inferred CDS: substituted 2 bases at 2 genomic stop codons) codes for MEALEIEINPPLPRFLFHLRPLSLTVTDPYLSHSCSSVVFWGLDLDSTSNSVXTNKFQTKGSELTDRSGEKNKAMPRASSIRCXSIDEALSLSSRARCNK; via the exons ATGGAAGCCCTAGAAATCGAAATCAACCCCCCTCTCCCTCGTTTCTTGTTCCATCTCCGCCCTCTCTCGCTCACTGTCACTGACCCATATCTCTCTCACTCTTGCAGCAGTGTCGTCTTTTGggg ATTGGACCTTGATTCTACAAGCAATTCAGTATGAACgaacaaatttcaaacaaaaggaTCAGAACTCACTGATAGGAGTGGAGAGAAAAACAAAGCAATGCCAAGAGCTTCGTCAATCCGCTGTTAATCGATAGACGAAGCTCTCTCTTTATCATCTCGTGCCAGATGCAACAAATAA
- the LOC102631091 gene encoding trihelix transcription factor ENAP1: protein MEKENNINPLENVNPSLLLANNIKEESPRKQVGGGGGGSNDRLKRDEWSEGAVSCLLEAYEAKWVLRNRAKLKGHDWEEVARYVSARANNTKSPKTQTQCKNKIESMKKRYRSESANADGSSWLLYPRLDLLLRGNNSQQPQQQQQQQQQQHSQPQPVSFHPPLLLIEPSPAVPQPPAPPGAPPPPPPSQPQNSHGSNGVDHIMAKEDGVGTKFSDHPSDKKVMDTDSSTPALYSDKEKLRSKKLKTKMERKRRGKGEDWEIAESIRWLAEVVVRSEQARMDTMREIEKMRTEAEAKRGELDLKRTEIIANTQLEIAKLFAAANAKGVDSSLRIGRN, encoded by the exons atggagaaagaaaataatattaatcccTTAGAAAACGTTAACCCATCTCTCCTCCTTGCTAATAACATCAAAGAAGAATCTCCAAGAAAGCAagttggtggtggtggtggcggCAGTAATGATAGACTGAAAAGAGATGAGTGGAGTGAAGGAGCAGTTTCATGCTTACTTGAAGCTTATGAAGCCAAATGGGTGCTTAGAAACCGAGCAAAACTCAAAGGCCATGACTGGGAAGAAGTTGCTCGTTATGTCTCAGCTCGTGCTAATAACACCAAGTCACCAAAAACTCAAACTCAGTGCAAGAACAAGATTGAGTCTATGAAGAAAAGGTATAGATCAGAGTCTGCTAATGCTGATGGATCTTCTTGGCTTCTTTATCCTCGCCTTGATCTTTTACTACGCGGAAATAACTCACAGCAGCCGCAGcagcaacagcaacaacaacaacagcagcaTAGCCAGCCTCAGCCTGTCAGTTTTCATCCTCCTTTGCTGTTGATCGAGCCGTCACCGGCGGTTCCACAGCCGCCAGCTCCTCCTGGTGCTCCTCCTCCTCCACCTCCTTCACAGCCACAAAACTCACATGGCTCCAATGGGGTTGATCATATAATGGCCAAG GAAGATGGAGTAGGAACAAAATTTTCTGATCATCCATCAGACAAGAAAGTGATGGATACAGATAGCAGTACACCAGCTCTATATAGTGACAAGGAGAAATTAAGGTCCAAAAAGTTGAAGACgaaaatggagagaaaaagGAGGGGAAAAGGGGAAGATTGGGAAATAGCTGAAAGCATTCGATGGCTAGCAGAGGTTGTGGTGAGATCAGAGCAAGCAAGAATGGACACTATGAGGGAAATTGAGAAAATGAGAACTGAAGCTGAGGCTAAAAGAGGAGAATTGGACCTGAAAAGAACTGAGATTATTGCCAATACTCAACTCGAAATTGCTAAGCTATTTGCTGCAGCTAATGCCAAAGGGGTTGATTCTTCCTTAAGAATtggaagaaattaa